TGCACCAAGAAGGACACCCTGAAGTTGGCCGCCGAGTATGGAATCGGCGCTCTCGTCCTGGGCTTCGCGGGCATCGAGGAGATCGCGGAGCTGCGCGGCATCTACGACCGGGCCATTGCCGAACGCACCGGTGAGCGCTTCGTCTCCACCGTCGTCAACGATCACTTCGCCGCCCTGTGCCCGACCATCGTCCTCGACGACCGCGAGCGGGCCCGCCAGATCGGCGCGCGCGGGCAGCGGTTCTTCGCTCAGTCCATCAAGTACTACTACGGCGCGGGCCCGGTCCCGGACGAAGCCGTGGACCCGGGCGTCGATGAACTGGCCAGGATGCGCGCGGTCTCCGACGAGCACGTCGCCTTCCTGCACGAGGCCAAGATCCCGGTGAAATCCGGGTCCACCGCGATCTTTCACACCGAGCACGCCTACGGCACCGCCGACGACGCCATCGCCTACGTCGAGCGCCTCCAGGCCGCCGGGGCCGACGAGATCCTGTGCCTCATCCAGATGGGCACCGTGCCGCAGGCCGCGTGCCTGGAAACCATTCGTCAGTGGGGCGAGCAGGTCATCCCCCACTTTCGCAACACAGCAGAACGATAGAAGGAAGTCACATGGCTGATCTGACCGGCAAAGTCGCCCTGATCACCGGCGCCGCCCGCGGCCAGGGCGCGGCGGAGGCGCGACTGTTCGTCGAGCGCGGCGCGCAGGTGGTCGTCACCGACGTGCTCGAGGCCGAGGGCAAGGAACTCGCCGATTCCCTCGGCGAGGCAGCGCGTTTCGTGCGCCACGACGTCACCGACGCCGACAGCTGGGACGCCGCCGTCGCGGTCGCCGTGGACGCCTTCGGCACGCTGGACGTGCTGGTGAACAATGCCGCCATCTACATCATGAAGCCGCTCACCGAGACCACCCCCGAAGAGCTGGAACGGATTCTGCGGGTCAACCTGGTCGGCGCGTTCCGCGGCATCAAGGCGGTGCTGCCCGCCATGACCGCGGCCGGCGGCGGCTCCATCGTGAACATCTCCTCGCAGGCCGGGCTCGAAGGCCTGATGAACCACTCCGCCTACGGCTCGTCCAAATGGGGTCTGCGCGGCCTGTCGAAGATCTCGGCACTGGAGCTCGGCCCGGCTGGAATCCGGGTCAACTCGGTGCATCCCGGCCCCATCGCCACCCCGATGGTGCCGTACCTGACCACCGGCCCGGGCAGCTTCCCCACCCTGCCGCTGGAGCGCACCGGCCTGCCCGAGGAGGTCGCCGAACTGGTCGCCTTCCTGGCCTCGGACGCCTCGGCGTACATCACCGGCGCGGAGGTGACGGTCGACGGCGGGCTCGCCGCCGGCAAGTTCATTCCGCGAAACATGCAGTAGGACCGCAGGATCCAGGAAGGCACGCAATGACCCTGTCGCCCGAATGGCAGAGCTTCGTCGACGCCGCCGCCGCGGCGTTCCCGGCGCTGGGCACCACGGTGCTCGACGCCGCCGACGCGCGGGCCTTCCTGGCCGCCCGCCCCGCCCCGGCGGTCGAACCGATTCCGGTTGCGGGAGTGGAGGAATGGCTGGTGCCCGGCCCCGAAGGGGCGCCGCAGGTGCCGGTGCGGCTGTACCGGCCGGTGGACGCCGAACCGGTGCCGGCGGTGGTGGTCTTCTATCACGGCGGCGGATTCGTGCTGTGCGACTTGGACACTCACGATCGCTTCTGCCGCACCATGGCCAATGCCGCCGGGGTGATCGTGGTCTCGGTCGACTACCGGCGCGCGCCCGGCGCACGCTTCCCGGCCGCCGCCGAGGACGCGTACGCGGTGCTGCGCTGGGTCGCCGAGCACGCCGAATCCCTGGGCGGCGACCCCGACCGGCTGGCCGTCGCCGGGGACAGCGCGGGCGGCAATCTCGCCGCGGTCGCCGCGCTCACCGCCCGCGACAACGGCGGGCCCGACCTCGCCTTCCAGCTGCTGCTGTACCCGATGCTGGATCCGGCCTGCGACAGTCGTTCCTATCGCGACAATGCCGAGGGCTACTTCACCACCGCGGCCCACCTGCGCTGGTACTGGCAGCAGTACCTGAACTCCGACGCCGAGCGGTCCGACCCCTACGCCAACCCCAGCCGCGCCGACCTGACCGGGCTGCCGCCGGCGTATATCGCCACCGCCGAATTCGATCCGCTGCGCGACGAGGGCGAGGAGTACGGGCGGCGACTGCGCGCGGCCGGGGTCGAGACGCAGATCCAGCGCTGGAGCGGCACCGTGCACGGGTTCATGACCATGGCCTGGCACCTGCGAGAAACCCAGCGCGCCAACGACTCCGCGTTCACGGCGCTGCGCGCCGCCCTGTCCCGCGCACCCGTCCGGTGAAATTCCCAGTGAGTTCACAACGAGAGGGGTTAGCATCACCTGCGTTCACCCAATTGAAACGTCAGGAAATCACTTGTCGGTCGCACGCCACCTCTCGTCCGTGACAGGCACCGCTCTCGCGGCCCTGACCCTGGCCGCCGCGGTCGCCGGGGCCGCGGACGCCGCACCCCAGTACTACGGCACCCTGGCCATCTCGCGCCTCGAGAACGCCGCCGTCGCCGAGACCGACACCAGCAAGGTCGCCGCCGACGCCGCCGCGATTCGCAGCTGCGCCAACTACGACTGCGAGATCGTGGCCCGCTTCACCGACGGCTGCGGCGCGATCGCGCAGGGCGCGGACGGCGGCTGGGGCTGGGCGCTGGGCGCCAGCCGCGACGAAGCCGAGCAGAACGCCCTGCTGGGCCTGGGCCAGAGCGCACCGCCCTTCCCCGACCTCGGCAGCGCCCAACCCGTCGCCGCCCACATCGTCACCAGCACCTGCACCCCGAACGCGCAGTAGCGAAACACCCAGCGGCGCATGGGGTCAGTGCGGGTGCTGGGCCTCGTAGGCGGCGCGTTCGGCGGCCCGGCGGGCGGCGCGGGCCGGGTTCTCCAGGCCCTCCGGGAAGCCGTGTTTCACCAACCGGTGCGCACGGTTCATCGGCATGTAGGCGACGATGTAGAACAGCGCCAGCAGCACGCCCAGCAGGATCACCGCCAGTTTCAGCCAGAGCTCGCCGGGCAGCAGGAACGCCAGCGCGAAAACCGGTACCAGCGGCACCATTTGGCGCACGATGTGCCGCGGCACCGCCCAGGTCCCGGTGAGATCGTTGCGGACCCACTCGTGCAGCTCCGCGGGCAGCACCCGGCCGCAGGAGTAGCCGAGCCACTGAACGGGGTTGGGGCGCTTCATTTCCGGGTTCCCTTCGCCGACTGCTCACCCTCCGCCAGGACCGACCGCCGCGCGGCCGCGTTGACCCGCCCGAGCACTTCCCGCAATTCCTCGAGGTCGGCCAGGCTCACCCCCAGCCGCGCCACCACCGCGGGCGGAATCCGCTCCGCCTCCCGGCGCAGCTCCCGCCCGGCATCGGTCAGGTCCACGACCAGATTGCGTTCGTTGTGGCTGTCGCGCCGGCGGGTGATGAGCCCCGCCGCCTCGAGCCGTTTGAGCAGCGGCGAGAGCGTCGGCGAATCCAGCTGAATGGCCTCGCCGATGTCCTTGACCGACATCGGCGCCTCACCCCACAGCGCCAGCATCACCAGATACTGCGGATGCGTGAGCCCCATCGGTTCCAGCAGCGGCCGATACACCGCCAGCACCGCTCGATTCGCCACCGCCAGCGCGAAACACACCTGCCGGTCCAGCTGGAGCGGATCCACCGCCGTCGACTCCACCACTCGACCTCCTCGATCGTCTTGGTTAGGGCAATAATAGTTAATGCACTAACTGTTCGCCGACGATCCAGGGTAATTGGCATCACATCCTCAGCCCTGCGCCGCCTGCCGCAGCGCCAGGATCCGCCCGGTGTCCATGTAGTCGCGAAACAGCGTGACCAGGCCGTCGCGCACCCGAATCACGTTGACGGAGCTGCGAAACCAGCCGCGCTCCCCGCTCGGGCGGGTGACGTCGACGTCGTTCTCGACCACGAACACCTCCGGATCGGTGGTCTCGTGAATATCCGGGCGGATGCCGTGGACCTGTACCCCGGACGTCCCCGACCAGCGCGACGCGAGGTACTCCCGGACCCGCTCCCGGCCCTCGATGCGGGTCGGCTCGCCCGGAATCGGGAAGGGGATCTCGAAGACGACATCCGGGGCGAGCAAGGCGGCGAACCGGTCCGCGTCCCGGGACGGCAGCCCCAAGAAGAGTCGTTCGACGAGGTCACGAGGGGTTTCTACGGGCGTGGACATGACTGCCTCCAAAGCGGAACGATGAACCCGTTTAATATGCGGGGCACTCGCCCCGCTTGTCAATGGCTAGGTAGGCTGTCGAGGTGACCGAACGACCCCTGCGCGCCGACGCCCGCCGCAATCGCGAGCGGGTGCTGGCGGCCGCCCAGGAAGCCTTTGCGGCCGAAGGCATTTCGGTGCCGCTCGACGAGATCGCGCGCCGGGCCGGGGTGGGCGCGGGCACGGTGTATCGCCACTTCCCCACCAAGGAAGCACTTTTCGAGGCCGCCATCCTCGATCAGGTCGAGAAGATCACCGCCCACGCCCGCGAACTGACCGAGGCGCGGGATCCGGGGACGGTGTTCTTCGAATTCCTCGAAAAGCTCGTCCTGCAGGGCGGCGTCAAACGCGATCTGGCCGACGCGTTGCGCACCGGCCGCGGGGAATATCCGCGCACGGTCTCCGACGACCTCAAACAGGCGCTGGCCATTCTGCTTTCCCGCGCCCAGCAGGCGGGGGCGGTCCGGCCGGAGATCAGCGTCGAGGATTTGCTCACCATCATCAAGGGCATATTCCTCGCCGTGCACGAAGCCGGGGCCGATCCCGGATTGCGCGACCGCACCTTCGCCGTGATCGCCGACGGCCTCCGACGACGGTGATCTGTACCCGCCTCCAGCCCATCGCAAACCTGCGGCAATAAAGTTCGCTGAAATATTGCGAAATTAACTGAAACATGGGCGAATCGCCCCGTATTTCTCCGCGATGTGCGCCCTTTTTCGCGACTTGGATGCTTTGATGCAGCATGTGCTGGTCGGTTGCCTTCTTCGGCGCCTCAGCCACGACTGTTCTTCGCTGTTCATCCATTCGAGTTGACGACAGGAGATCGGATTCGATGAAGCGTGCGATCCGCGCCGTCGCCATTGCGGCTGGTCTGACCGTGGCAGCCTGTGGCAGCACTCCGAAACCCGAGGCCGCACCGCGGCAACCGCCGCGCACGCTGACCGTCGGCATCAAATTCGATCAACCCGGCCTGTCGGTCCGGGGAACCGACGGCACACCACACGGCTTCGACGTGGACACCGCCGTCTACATCGCCGACAAACTCGGCGTCACCCCCGACCACATCACCTGGCGCGAGGCCCGATCCGAACAGCGCGAAGACCTGTTGAATTCCGGCACAGTCGATTTCATCGTCGCCTCCTACTCCATCACCGCCGCCCGCCAGCAACTGGTCTCCTTCGCCGGGCCCTACCTGATGGCCGGACAGGACCTGCTGGTGCGCCAGAGCGAGCGCGCCATCGACCAGCCCGAGGACCTGGACGGGCGCACCGTGTGCACCGCCGAGGGCTCCACCTCCGCCGACAAGATCCGGCGCAGCTTCGCCCACAATGTGCAGCTGTCCACCCGAGATACCTACGCGCAGTGCGTCTCCGACCTGATCGCGGGCACCGTCGACGCCGTCACCACCGACGATGTCATCCTCGCCGGATACGCCCACGAGCATCCGGGCGTGCTGCGCGTGGTCGGACACCGATTCACCCGCGAGCGCTACGGCGTCGGGGTGCACAAGGGCGACCTCGACCTGCAGAGCCGCATCACCTCCGCCATCCGCCTGATGATCGACGACGGCAGCTGGCGGCGCGCGTTGGACACCGATCTCGCCGCGAGCGGATACAAACCGGCCGCCCCGCCCGTCGTGTTCAACGCCCCCGACAAATTGGTCGCGCCGGGCGATCCGACCACCCTGGATCCGGAATTGGTGAATGCCGCCAAGGCCGTCGCCGCCACCTCCAATGCGCGCGACTGGGAAGGCTTCCGTTCGCTGGTGTGCCCC
This sequence is a window from Nocardia yunnanensis. Protein-coding genes within it:
- a CDS encoding LLM class flavin-dependent oxidoreductase; translation: MKFSMIFEAQLTDPTAAHEAQVLRDCVEQAVLADEMGFDAVWAVEHHGLKWYAHMSAPEVFLSYVAAKTTRVRIGHGVVCMPFGFNHPVRTAERAAMLDVLSGGRVNLGAGRGATAVETSLCGVDPGRTYQEVEESLRMIATAWQDPEGEFSYRGELLDIGPHHLLPRPVQRPHPPLFMACTKKDTLKLAAEYGIGALVLGFAGIEEIAELRGIYDRAIAERTGERFVSTVVNDHFAALCPTIVLDDRERARQIGARGQRFFAQSIKYYYGAGPVPDEAVDPGVDELARMRAVSDEHVAFLHEAKIPVKSGSTAIFHTEHAYGTADDAIAYVERLQAAGADEILCLIQMGTVPQAACLETIRQWGEQVIPHFRNTAER
- a CDS encoding SDR family NAD(P)-dependent oxidoreductase, whose translation is MADLTGKVALITGAARGQGAAEARLFVERGAQVVVTDVLEAEGKELADSLGEAARFVRHDVTDADSWDAAVAVAVDAFGTLDVLVNNAAIYIMKPLTETTPEELERILRVNLVGAFRGIKAVLPAMTAAGGGSIVNISSQAGLEGLMNHSAYGSSKWGLRGLSKISALELGPAGIRVNSVHPGPIATPMVPYLTTGPGSFPTLPLERTGLPEEVAELVAFLASDASAYITGAEVTVDGGLAAGKFIPRNMQ
- a CDS encoding alpha/beta hydrolase — encoded protein: MTLSPEWQSFVDAAAAAFPALGTTVLDAADARAFLAARPAPAVEPIPVAGVEEWLVPGPEGAPQVPVRLYRPVDAEPVPAVVVFYHGGGFVLCDLDTHDRFCRTMANAAGVIVVSVDYRRAPGARFPAAAEDAYAVLRWVAEHAESLGGDPDRLAVAGDSAGGNLAAVAALTARDNGGPDLAFQLLLYPMLDPACDSRSYRDNAEGYFTTAAHLRWYWQQYLNSDAERSDPYANPSRADLTGLPPAYIATAEFDPLRDEGEEYGRRLRAAGVETQIQRWSGTVHGFMTMAWHLRETQRANDSAFTALRAALSRAPVR
- a CDS encoding DUF4189 domain-containing protein, which produces MTGTALAALTLAAAVAGAADAAPQYYGTLAISRLENAAVAETDTSKVAADAAAIRSCANYDCEIVARFTDGCGAIAQGADGGWGWALGASRDEAEQNALLGLGQSAPPFPDLGSAQPVAAHIVTSTCTPNAQ
- a CDS encoding DUF5313 family protein → MKRPNPVQWLGYSCGRVLPAELHEWVRNDLTGTWAVPRHIVRQMVPLVPVFALAFLLPGELWLKLAVILLGVLLALFYIVAYMPMNRAHRLVKHGFPEGLENPARAARRAAERAAYEAQHPH
- a CDS encoding MarR family winged helix-turn-helix transcriptional regulator is translated as MVESTAVDPLQLDRQVCFALAVANRAVLAVYRPLLEPMGLTHPQYLVMLALWGEAPMSVKDIGEAIQLDSPTLSPLLKRLEAAGLITRRRDSHNERNLVVDLTDAGRELRREAERIPPAVVARLGVSLADLEELREVLGRVNAAARRSVLAEGEQSAKGTRK
- a CDS encoding nuclear transport factor 2 family protein; translated protein: MSTPVETPRDLVERLFLGLPSRDADRFAALLAPDVVFEIPFPIPGEPTRIEGRERVREYLASRWSGTSGVQVHGIRPDIHETTDPEVFVVENDVDVTRPSGERGWFRSSVNVIRVRDGLVTLFRDYMDTGRILALRQAAQG
- a CDS encoding TetR/AcrR family transcriptional regulator; the protein is MTERPLRADARRNRERVLAAAQEAFAAEGISVPLDEIARRAGVGAGTVYRHFPTKEALFEAAILDQVEKITAHARELTEARDPGTVFFEFLEKLVLQGGVKRDLADALRTGRGEYPRTVSDDLKQALAILLSRAQQAGAVRPEISVEDLLTIIKGIFLAVHEAGADPGLRDRTFAVIADGLRRR
- a CDS encoding glutamate ABC transporter substrate-binding protein, with the protein product MKRAIRAVAIAAGLTVAACGSTPKPEAAPRQPPRTLTVGIKFDQPGLSVRGTDGTPHGFDVDTAVYIADKLGVTPDHITWREARSEQREDLLNSGTVDFIVASYSITAARQQLVSFAGPYLMAGQDLLVRQSERAIDQPEDLDGRTVCTAEGSTSADKIRRSFAHNVQLSTRDTYAQCVSDLIAGTVDAVTTDDVILAGYAHEHPGVLRVVGHRFTRERYGVGVHKGDLDLQSRITSAIRLMIDDGSWRRALDTDLAASGYKPAAPPVVFNAPDKLVAPGDPTTLDPELVNAAKAVAATSNARDWEGFRSLVCPETADAIDDIVLQYTPQFDKSLGAEIKNAGYTNTVTGVTQNDPNSATFAFHETFTNVPEKYRSYFKDIDYTATMVRRDGAWKLCALAADFVEP